The region TTTCGACCCATAAAGAGGTTGCAACAATAGATACTTCTAATTTGGCAAAAGGTGTTTATTTAATGAAGTTAAGTGCTTCTAATGGGAAAAGTATTATTAAGAAAATGATTAAAAAATAAGATGATGAAAAGCGCTATTATTTTTCTATTCTTAGTTATAAATACATTAAATATAAAAGCTCAAGATCCTAATTGGTCTGTAAACACTGCTGGTTATCAATATAGTATGACGTTTACATCCTTTTTAAATAGCAATGGCACAACACTTTCATCTACAGATGACCGTGTTGCTGCTTTTGTAAATGACGAGATAAGGGGTGTTGCTAATGTGGTCTATGTAGCAAGTGTACATAAGTATGTTGCGTATTTATCTGTCTATGCAAATACGGATAATGAAACAATTTCATTTAAAATGTATGATAGTGTAAATGATGTTGTAATTGATGTCGATAAAACGCAAAATTTTGTTATTGATGGCAATGTTGGTGGCGTTTTTCAATCCTATAGTATTGCAAAGCCTGCATTAAATAATGAAGCTGTTTTAAATTCGTTTGGTTTTGTTGGAGTATCAAATGAATCGCAAACAATTGTAAATAATAAAATTAATGTTGTATTACCTATTGATACAGCGATTACAAATTTAGTTGCTGAGTTCTCATTAAGTGATGGTGCCCGTTTTTTTGTAGAAAATGTAAAACAAATCTCTGGAGTTACAGAACAGGATTTTACGAATCCAATTCTTTACAAAATAGTATCAGAAGATGAATCTAAACTTTTAGAATATGAAGTACATGTAACTTTAGGGAATGTAAACACAGAGATACCAGAACTTGTTTTATTAACTGATGAAACCTCTTTTGTAAAACAAGTTCCTTTAATTGTTAATTTAAAAACAAATGTTGCCATTTATGGTTTAAAAAAAGAAAGTATTTCACTTTCAAACGCAGTAGTTTTGTCAATTAATAAACTTGATGAATTTAATTATTCATTGCAAATTGTACCCATTCAACAAGGATTATTTTCAATAGAAATTTTTGCGAATTCAGTATTTAATAATGAAAATGCAGGAAATTTAATTTCTAATAAACTCTTCTATACGTATGATTTGATAAGTCCTTATGTTTTATCAATCAAAAGAGAAAAACCAACAAATGAGATCACAAATAGTCATACGTTAGAATTCACAGTCATTTTTAATGAAGCCGTAGAAAATGTTACGGCATCAGTTTTTGAGACAATTTCTAACACGACAATTAATGTAACAAAAGAAACGGATGCTAAATATAAAGTTACAATAGCTGCTGTAAATAATTATCTAGGCGTAGTTTCATTAAATATCAAATCTGTTAATGACATAAAAGATAGGGCTGGTAATGTTTTAATTAATTCAACAATTAAAATAACCCAAAATTAAGTTATGAAATCAGTTATCTATAAAGTTTCTTTGATTTTTTTTATCAGTTTTTGGTTTCAAAACACCCAAGCTCAAGACCCTAATTGGTTTGTAAATTCATCTAATTATCAGTACAGCATGACCTTTACTACGTTTTTAAACGTAGATGGCTCTAATTTAACTTCTGAGAATGATAAAGTAGCAGCTTTTGTAAACGGAGAAGTAAGAGGAGTTGCCAATATTATTTATGAAGCAAGTGTTCAAAAGTATGTAGCCTATTTATCTGTGTATGCAAATACAAATAACGAAACCATTAGTTTTAAAATTTATAATAGCACTGCAGATTTAGTTGTAAATATTGATAGAACAGAAACATTTAGTATTGATGGAAATATGGGAGGAATTTTTCAATCGTATAGTATTGCAAGTCCAGAATTGAATGAAAATGCGATTTTTAGTTCTTTTAATTTTTTAGGAATCACTGCTGTAGCGGAAGAAATTACTTCGGATAAAATAAATATTGTTTTACCAGAAAATACAGATGTAAGGGCATTGTCAGCTGTTTTTGTGTCAAGTGAAAATTCAGCAGTTTATGTTGATGGTGTTATGCAAATATCTGGCGTGTCAAAACACAGTTTTACAAATCCAGTTATTTACAAGGTACTATCAGAAAATCAAGCTGTTTTAAAAGAATATGAAGTTTCTGTTTCTTTGGCATTAAATAGTGATCCTGTCACTGTGGCTATTTCAACTACAAATAATTTAAAAACAAATAGTATTCCTGTTACCCTAAATATTTCTTTTTCTAAAGTAGTGTCAGGTTTTGATATCTCAGATTTTTTATTAGAAAATGCTATAATTTCAGAATTCAGTACGGAAGATTCAAAAGTATTTAAGATAAACCTTATTCCAATGTCGCAAGGCGATTTTTCTATACAAGTTGCAGCAAATAGTGCTTTAGATGAAAATAATAACCAGAATGAGATATCAAATAAAATTATTTTCACCTATGATATTACAAAACCAATTATAACGAATATAGCTGTAGATAATGATGCAAACGCGTGGTGGTTTTTAGTAACGTTTAATGAAGAAGTTTTAAATATTGATGTTTCTGATTTTGAGATTAAAGGAATTGCATCAAATGGTATGACAATTTCATCTATAAATTTAGTTGAAAATAACCAATATAAAATTTCTGTTTCTAATACAAATTTAGAGGAAGGAACCATTTCGTTACAAGTTAAAAGTGCAAGTGATATTAAAGACTTTAGTTCAAATTCTATAGTTTTCTCAGAATATGAGGCTTATTTTATACCCAAAAAACCAATTACAATTACGGCAGATGTAAAATCCAAAATTTATGGAGAAACTGACCCTGAATTGACGTATACAATCACAACGGGAAGTCTAGAAAACGGAGATGTATTCACAGGAAATTTAACGAGAGAAGCGGGAGAAGATGTGGGAGATTATATAATTTCATCAACACTTTCTAATCACAATTATGACATCACTTTTGTAAGTAATAATTTAAGTATTGTACAGAAAGAGATTACAATTACAGCAGATGTAAAATCTAAAATTTATGGAGCAACTGACCCAGAATTGACGTACACAATAACAACTGGTAGTTTAGAAAATGGAGATGTGTTCACAGGAAATTTAACGAGAGTTATAGGAGAAGAAATAGGAGATTATGCAATTTCATCAACGCTTTCGAATAATAATTATGACATCACTTTTGTAAGTAATAATTTTAGTATTGTACAGAAAGAGATTACAATTACAGCAGATGTAAAATCTAAAATTTATGGAGCAGCGGACCCAGAATTAACCTATACAATAACAACGGGAAGTCTAGAAAACGGAGATGTATTCACAGGAAATTTAACGAGAGTTGCAGGAGAAGATGTGGGAGATTATATAATTTCATCAACACTTTCTAATAACAATTATGACATCACTTTTGTAAGTAATAATTTAAGTATTGTACAGAAAGAGATTACAATTACAGCAGATGTAAAATCTAAAATTTATGGAGCAACTGACCCAGAATTGACGTATACAATTACAACCGGAAGTATAGAAAACGGAGATGTATTCACAGGAAATTTAACGAGAGAAGCGGGAGAAGATGTAGGAGAGCATGCCATTTCATCAACACTTTCTAATAACAATTATGATATTACTTTTGTAAGTAATAATTTAAGTATTGTACAAAAAGAAATTACAATTACAGCAGATGTAAAATCCAAAATTTATGGAGAAACTGACCCTGAATTAACCTATACAGTAACAACCGGAAGTATAGAAAACGGAGATGTATTCACAGGAAATTTAACGAGAGAAGCGGGAGAAGATGTAGGAGAGTATGCCATTTCATCAACACTTTCTAATGATAATTATGATATTACTTTTGTAAGTAATAATTTAAGTATTGTACAAAGAGAAATTACAATTACTGCGGATGCAAAATCCAAAATTTATGGAGAAACTGACCCAGAATTGACGTATACAATCACAACGGGAAGTTTAGAAAACGGAGATGTATTCACAGGAAATTTAACGAGAGAAGCGGGAGAAGATGTAGGAGAGTATGCCATTTCATCCACACTTTCTAACAACAATTATGATATTACTTTTGTAAGTAATAATTTAAGTATTGTACAAAAAGAAATTACAATTACAGCAGATGTAAAATCCAAAGTTTATGGAGAAACTGACCCAGAATTGACGTATACAATCACAACGGGAAGTCTAGAAAACGGAGATGTATTCACAGGAAATTTAACGAGAGAAGCAGGAGAAGATGTAGGAGAGTATGCCATTTCATCCACGCTTTCTAGTAACAATTATGATATTACTTTTGAAAGTAATAATTTAAGTATTGTACAAAGAGAAATTACGGTTACAGCAGATATTAAAACGAAAAATTTTGGAGACTCTGACCCTGTTTTAACCTATCAAATTACAGAAGGTAGTTTAATTAATAATGATAATTTTACAGGAGTTTTAATTAGAGAAGTAGGAGAGTACGTTGGTGTTTATTTAATAGAAATTGGGACATTAAGTCTTAGTAATAATTATAATATAACTTTTATTGGAGCAAATTTTGAAATTTCCACAACAGCTAGTTTAGATGATATTTCATTAACGAATCGTATAAAAATTTTTCCAAATCCAGTTAACTTTTTTTTAAATGTAGAAACGAGTAATCAACTAGAGATTAAAAAAGTTATCGTACTAAGCTTATTAGGGAAAGTTTTAATTAATGAAAAAAATGTAAGTAAAGGTATTCAATTACAAAGTTTAAGTGCAGGTACGTACATAATTAAAATTATAACAAACCAAGGAATTGTTACAAAAAGGATCTTGAAAAAATAGCAACGAAAGCGAACAAAATTTTTTAAACATTTTAAGGAAATAGACATGCGTGTAAATTGATATATTTTAATCATTGTTGTCCGATAAAAGATAAAAAGACCGCTTTCGCTGTTAGAATCAAGAACAAAGACTTGAATGTAACTAACTGAAAAACAATATTATGACGATTTTAAATTTTTTGATACATTATAAATTCTAAAGCGGTTTTAATAGCAAGGTGTACTACTTTAAAAACTCTTGAAAATCAAGACTATCAATACTTTAAAACACTTTAGTTAATTTTAATCGGACAACACTATATTTTAATGAAAGTATGGAGGTTTTCTTTTCGTTAAATAAATTTATTGAATCCTTTTTTATTTTTTAGCTGTTTGTTGTGGTTAGCTCTAAGTAATATAGATGCTGTTTTCGAGCCTTTATTTGTTTTTATTTCTTGATTGTAATAAAATTTAAGCAAACAAATAAAGTACCAGAAAAGTAGAATCTGTTAAAAAATCTATTCGAAAAATACGATTAATATATTAATGTCAGCAATATCTACGTCATAATTTAAAGTTGTTACTTTTTTACAAAATACTATTATTTAGATTCATTATAAATAATTCGTTTTAACGAATATATAAGGTTTTTTGTATTCAGAATACCTGTCAAAATCCTTAAATTTGCTTGATTTTTTTAGATAACTAAAATTCCAATTTCCTATGTCAAAAGACATTCGTATTAAAAAAGGCTTAGATATTAAGCTTGTTGGGGAGGCTGAAAAAAACACTACAACGAGTTCTTTAAGTAGTGTTTATGCAGTGAAACCAGAAGATTTTCATGGAATTACACCAAAACTTGTTGCCAAAGAAGGAGCTAAAGTAAAAGCCGGAGACACACTTTTTTATTCAAAAAGTGATGAACGTATTTTATTTTTGAGTCCTGTTTCTGGTAAAGTTACGGAAGTAGTTCGTGGAGCAAGAAGAAAAGTATTAGCTGTAAAAATTGCTGCAGATACCAAACAAGTTCATAAAGATTTTGGGACTAAAAATGTAGATAAATTATCTGCAGAAGAGGTTAAAAATCATTTATTTGCTTCAGGTTGTTGGCCATTTATAAAGCAACGTCCTTATGACATTATTGCAAATCCAAATCAAGCGCCAAAAGCAATTTTTATTTCTGCGTATGCAAGTGCACCTTTAGCTGCTGATTTAGAATATACGCTGGCAGGTAAAGAAGCAGAATTGCAAGCTGCTGTTACGGCAATTGCAAAACTAACAGAAGGCAAAGTGCATCTTTCCGTTGGTCAGAATGCATCTTCTTTGTTTACAAGTTTAAAAGGAGTAGCGCTTCACAAGGTTTCAGGACCGCATCCTTCTGGGAATGTAGGAACGCAAATTGCAAAAATAGATCCTATTAATAAAGGTGAAGTTGTTTGGATTTTAACCCCGCAAGATTTAGTAGTTATTGGTGAGTTGTTTTTAACAGGTAAGTTAAATATGACAAGAACAGTGGCGCTAACAGGTTCTCAATTTAGCACGCCACAATATACAACAGCGATTGCAGGGGCATGTATTGCAGATGTTACGGCAAAAAATTTACAAAATAACAATACAAGAGTTATCAGCGGAAACGTACTTTCTGGAAAGGAAGTAAAAGAAGATGGTTTCTTAGGGTATTATGATAATCAAATTACAGCAATTCCTGAAGGAGATGATTATGAGTTTTTTGGTTGGAATAAGCCAATCTTTAATAAAATATCGACTTCAAGAGCTTTTACTTTTTCTTGGTTAACTCCAAATAAAAAGTACGATTTAAATACCAATACCAATGGTGAGCACAGAGCTTTTGTAGTAACAGGTGCTTACGAGGAGGTTTTTCCTTTGGATATTTATCCAATGCAATTGTTAAAGGCATTTATGTATAAAGATTTAGATGAGATGGAAGCTTTAGGAGGCTATGAAGTGGCTCCAGAAGATTTCGCATTAACAGAGTTTATTTGTGTATCTAAACAACCTCACCAAAAGATAATTCGTGAAGGTTTAGATTTAATGAGAGAAGAATTAGGATAAGATTATGAGCTTAAAACAAAACTTACACAATTTAAAAGAAAAATATAGAGGAACTAAAATGGCGCCTGCGTTCAACGCAATCCATACCTTTTTATATTTACCGAACGAAGTAACTCATACAGGAGGAACTCACATTAAAGCAGCAGACGACTTAAAGAGAACAATGAATATTGTCATTATCTCTTTAATACCTTGTTTGTTGTTTGGAATGTTTAACGCAGGTTATCAACATTATGCAGCAATCGATCCTTCTTTAAGAGGAGATGTATTCGCAAACTTTTTTACGATGGATAATCTTTGGATTGGAATCATAAAAGTATTGCCATTAGTCATCGTTTCTTATGGAGTTGGTCTTTTAGTAGAATTTATTTTTGCAGTGATAAAAGGACACGAAGTAGAAGAAGGCTACCTTGTAACAGGAATGTTAGTGCCCTTAATTGTGCCAATAGATACACCACTTTGGATGTTAGCTGTAGCAGTTGTATTTGGTGTTGTTATAGGTAAAGAAGTATTTGGAGGTACAGGAATGAATATCTTAAATCCTGCTTTAACCATCAGAGCTTTCTTGTTTTTTGCATATCCAACTTGGATGTCAGGAGATAAAGTTTGGGTATATGACGCAGTGAATAGAACAGGAACTGCAGATGCAATTTCTGGAGAAACTATTTTAGGAAGTTACGCACAAAATCAAGAAGTAATTTATTCAACTTGGGATAAATTTATGGGTTTCATACCTGGTTCTGTCGGAGAAACATCTACCTTCTTAATCTTAATAGGAGCCGCTATTTTGGTTTTTACTAAAATAGGAAGTTGGAGAATTATTGTTTCAACATTTGCGGGTGCAGCCGTTATGGGATTAATTTTTAATCTGGTTACTTCAAGTGGAATCATTACAGAATCTAGTAAATTTTATGGATTAATGAACACTGTTTGGTGGGAACATTTAATGATTGGTGGTTTGGCATTCGGAGCCGTTTTTATGGCAACAGATCCAGTAACTGGTTCTCAAACGAATAAAGGGAAATGGATTTATGGTTTCTTAATTGGTTTCTTCTCCATTATGATTCGTGTATTTAATCCGGCCTACCCAGAAGGAGTATTCCTAGCAATATTATTAATGAATGTATTTGCGCCAACAATAGATCATTATGTGGTTCAAGGAAACGTAAATAAAAGATTAAAACGAGCTAAAGTTAAAACTGCCTAATTATGAGTAAGAGAACAGATAGTAATGGATATACAATGATTTTCGCTGTGATAATGGTGTTAGTTGTTGGTTCTTTGTTAGCCTTTTTAGCATCGTCTTTAAAGCCTACCATTCAAGAAAATGAACGTATCGAAAAGCAGCAAAATATTTTGTACGCCATGGGTGTTAATGAAAACGACGGTTCGAATGCAAACTTTGTTTCTACAAAAGTTGCGGGTGCAGAATTTACAAAATATGTAAAAGAACAGTTGGTTTTGGTTGTTGAAGGCGATAAAGTGGTACAACAGCAAAACAGAGCTGAATATATGGCTGCCAATAATAATAGGGAACCTTATTTAATTGATGTAAAGAAACAACAAACCAATGCCAAAGAAGGTAAGGTTAGAAAGTTACCTTTATTTATTGGTGAAAAAGATGGTAAAATGTTTTATGTAGCACCAATTAGAGGAAAAGGTTTATGGGACGCTATTTGGGGTTATATTTCTTTGGATGAAAACATGGTAGTTCAAGGAGCTTACTTTGATCATAAAGGAGAAACTCCTGGTTTAGGAGCCAATATAAAACAACGTTATTTTATGGATGATTTTATTGGCGAACATTTAATTTCTGAATCAGGAAAATTCAAAGGTGTTACGGTGGCTAAAGGAAATAACGATCCGAAGAACGAAGACAAAACAGATTATGAAGTAGATGCTATTGCAGGTGCAACCATTACAGGTGATGGGGTTTCTGCAATGATCAAGAAAGATTTAGCATTATACATGCCTTATTTTAAAAATTTAAAAAAATAATTTATGGGACTTTTATCAAAAAAAGATTCAATTTTACTTACAGACCCATTAGCTGACAACAATCCAATTACAATACAAGTACTCGGTATTTGTTCTGCATTGGCAATTACGGCTGAATTAAAGGCATCGATAGTAATGTCAATTTCTGTACTTTTCGTTTTAGGTTTAGGAAATGTAGTGATCTCTTTAATGAGGAATATTATACCCTCAAAAATTAGAATTATTGTGCAACTTATCGTGGTAGCTACTTTGGTAATTATTGTGGATTTGGTATTAAAGGCATTCGCCTATGAGTTGAGTAAAACACTCTCTGTTTTTGTCGGCTTAATCATTACAAATTGTATCATTATGGGGCGTTTTGAAGCTTTTGCTTTAGCAAACGGACCTTGGAGATCGTTTTTAGATGGCATCGGAAACGCAGTAGGGTATGGTGTAATTTTAATAGCAGTTGGTTTTTTTAGAGAATTATTGGGTTCTGGTACTTTGTTAGGATTTAAAGTTTTAGGAGATCCAATAGAGAAAACAGGGTTGTACGCTTTAGGGTATGAAAACAACGGTTTTATGTTATTGTCACCAATGGCATTAATTGTAGTGGGCATAATCATTTGGATTCAGCGTAGTAGAAACACAGCATTAATAGAGGAAAATTAAATAGTTTATAGTTGCTAATTTTTGTTTGTTCGTTATGAACTAACAATCAAAAACTAGTAACCAAATACAAAAAAATATGGAACATATAGAATTATTTTTCAAATCAATCTTTATAGATAACATGGTCTTCGCAACCTTTTTAGGGATGTGTTCTTACCTTGCAGTCTCTAAAAAAGTAGCAACCGCCGTAGGTTTAGGAGCTGCAGTTATTTTTGTATTGGCGGTAACCGTTCCTTTAAACTGGTTGTTAGATCAATATTTATTACAACCAGGAGCTTTGTCTTGGCTTGGAGCAGAATACGCATCATTTGATTTAAGTTTCTTATCTTTTATCATGTTTATTGCAACTATTGCAACCATGGTACAATTGGTAGAAATTATTGTGGAGAAATTTTCTCCATCATTATACAATTCTTTAGGTATTTTCTTACCATTAATCGCTGTAAACTGTGCAATTTTGGGAGGTAGTTTATTCATGCAATCTCGTGAAATTCCAACTTTAGGATTGGCACTTACCTATGGCGTAGGGTCCGGAATTGGTTGGTTTTTAGCAATTTTAGCTATTGCAGCCATTCGAGAAAAAATTAGATATTCAAGTGTTCCTCCTGCTTTAAGAGGTTTGGGAATTACGTTTATCATTACGGGTCTTATGGCAATTGGTTTTATGAGTTTTGGTGGAATGTTAACAGGGGGTGATGAAGAAGAAAAGCCTGCAGTAGAAACAGAAGCTACGATAGAGAAAGTAGATAAAGAGAAAGTAAAAGAGGAATTAGCTAGTAACACTAAAACTATAGAGTAATATGATTTTGGCAGCAGGTACAACAGGAACGGTTATAGCAACAGTTGCAGCATTTTTACTAATAACATTAATATTAGTATCCTTGTTATTGTTTGTAAAACAGAAATTATCGCCATCAGGTCCCGTAAAGATCATGATTAATGGCGAAAGAGAAATAGAAGTGGCTTCAGGAGATTCTTTACTTTCTACCTTAGGAAATAACAAAATATTTTTACCATCGGCTTGTGGTGGTGGTGGAACTTGTATACAATGTGAGTGTCATGTTACTGAAGGTGGCGGAGAGGCTTTGCCAACAGAAGTGCCTCACTTTTCAAGAAAAGAATTGAAACAAGGAGCAAGGTTAGCATGTCAAGTAAAGGTAAAGCAAGACATGAATATTTCTATTCCGGAGGAAGTATTCGGAATTAAGAAATGGGATGCAGTTGTGGTAAGAAATTACAATGTAGCCTCTTTTATTAAGGAATTTGTAGTAGAAATTCCAGAAGATATGGGCTACAAAGCAGGTGGATATATTCAGATAGAAATTCCTCCTTGTGAAGTGAAGTTTGCTGACATGGATATTACGGCACACCCAGAAGAACATGATTCTCCAGATAAATTCGAAGCTGAATGGAATAAATTTAAATTGAGACCTTTAGTGATGAAGAACAATGAGACTGTAGAAAGAGCTTATTCTATGGCTTCTTTTCCAGCAGAAGGTAGAGAAATTATGTTAAATGTTCGGATTGCTACACCACCCTTTGATAGAGCCAAAGGTGGCTGGATGGATGTAAATCCAGGAGTTGCATCTTCTTATATTTTTAATTTAAAGAAAGGGGATAAATGTGTTATTTCTGGACCTTATGGTGAATTCTTTATCAACGAATCAGATTCAGAAATGTTGTATGTTGGTGGTGGTGCAGGGATGGCGCCAATGCGTTCGCACTTATATCATTTATTCAGAACCTTAAAGACAGGTAGAACTGTAACTTATTGGTATGGAGGACGTTCTAAAGCAGAATTATTTTACATTGAACACTTTAGAGCTTTAGAAAAAGATTTCCCTAATTTTAAGTTCTTTATCGCTCTTTCAGATCCTTTAGAATCTGATAATTGGAAAGTAAAGAAAGATATTAACGATAAAGAAGGAGATGGTTTTGTAGGTTTTATTCACAATTGTGTGATTGATAATTATTTAAGTCTACATGAATCACCAGAAGATTTAGAATTATATTTCTGTGGACCGCCGTTAATGAACAAAGCAGTTCAAAAAATGGGTGAAGATTTTGGTATGCCAGATGAAAGCATTCGTTTTGATGACTTTGGAGGATAAACAAAAGTTTTATATAGAAACGCTTGTTAATATAGCGAGACAAGTTTTAATTTCACTTAAAAATAAACATCAAAAAACCGATTCATTTCTGAATCGGTTTTTTGATGTCTTATAAAATCTACGGATTTATATAAAAGCCATAAGATGCCAATGAACTTTCAGATGATAGATTATGAATTTGAAATATTTTCTATGGATGATAAAGAAAATATGAGCATATCAATTGATATTTGTATTCAGTCTTGAAAGATAAAAGAAATAGAAGCTATTTTTACTCGATAATTTCAATAAAGAATTGGTATTACTTTAAAAAAGTTGCTAAATGATATACAGGTTCACCGTCTTCTTGTTCAAATAATTTTGAGTAGTCTAATACATAAGGTATGTTATCTAATTCACATAACAATTGAACGACACTGCAAAGACCATCAAATAAAACTTCTTGAGAAGTTGGGTTTTGAGGTTTCGGATTGTAGTGACACAAAGGTGTCTTGAATCCGCAAGCTTCTAAAAAAACTTTTTCAATTTGTAAGAGTTCTTGAGGTGTATAACCGTTAAATTTTCTTCCTAAATTTTGATGCACCTTCCCAAGATAACTTAATTTTAAAGAACCATGTTCATCTGATAGATGTTTCCAACTATCAAAATTATCTAAAATATTACCCACTGCACAAGCAGTGCAATCTTCAGGATTTAAGCGATTATTATGGTATGCGTTGTATAATTTTATTAAGGCCTGTTCTAATCTTTTTGTTGTTTTCATCTACTATACATTTTCTGGTGTAAATTAAGAAATTATTCCAAAAAAGTCAAATGAAATTTATCTATGATTATATTTAGAATAATCCTAAATTATAAGATGCGTAGTTTTTTTCTGAAATGATTAAATCGTACTTTTGATGGTCATAAATTTTGAACATGAAACGTATCGAAAAGATATTAAAAAAACAAAAATACATCAAAATAAAGTTAAAGAAAACGACGACTAATCATTTAGAATTAAAGGCAAAGATTAATGGCGTTAAAGGACGATTTATTTTAGACACAGGTGCCTCTAATTCTTGTGTTGGCTTAGATTTGGTAGATTATTTTAAGTTAGATGCGCAAGAAAGCGATACCAAAGCGGCCGGAGCAGGGGCAACAGATATGGAAACACAGCAATCGGAAAATAATGCTCTTAAAATCCATATTTGGAAAACCCGTAAATGTCATTTAGTTTTGTTTGATTTATCGCACGTAAACACAGCATTAACGCAACACAATGCCAAAGAAGTTCATGGTATTATAGGGGCAGATATTTTACAAAAAGGAAAAGCTTTTATAGATTATCATAAGAAAGTATTGTATTTAAGAAAAGCAAAAAAATAAATAGATAAAAATTGAAAATATGAGTTTGCAGAAACAGGTAATGGACAAGATGAAAGTAGCTATGAAAGCAAAAGATACCGTTGCTTTACAAGCTTTAAGAGCAGTGAAATCGGCTTTTTTATTGGCTAAAACAGCTAGTGGCGTTCAAGAAGAAATTACGGAAGAACAAGAGCTACAAATTATACAGAAGCAAGTAAAACAAAGAAAAGATAGTGCTGCTATTTTTATAAAACAAGGCAGGCAAGATTTAGCAGATCCTGAATTAGCAGAAATTGCTGTTTTAGAGCAGTTTTTACCAGAAGCCTTATCCGAAGAAAAAATTGAAGAAGTAGTGCTTGCTACAATTCAGAAATTAGGAGCATCCGGAATGCAAGATATGGGCAAAGTGATGGGTATGGTTTCTAAAGAACTTTCTGGTCAGGCAGACGGAAAAACAATTTCTATTTTGGTGAAAAAGAATTTGTTGAATTAACTATTAGATTCCTACATTTGTAGTAATCATCATTGGCTGCGTAGTTCAACTGGATAGAATATCAGATTTCGGCTCTGAGGGTTGGGGGTTCGAATCCCTTCGCAGTCACATTCATAAACCTTAAATATCTATAAATTGGGTATTTAAGGTTTTTTATTTGTTGGAAATGCGATAAAATGATA is a window of Polaribacter litorisediminis DNA encoding:
- a CDS encoding MBG domain-containing protein is translated as MKSVIYKVSLIFFISFWFQNTQAQDPNWFVNSSNYQYSMTFTTFLNVDGSNLTSENDKVAAFVNGEVRGVANIIYEASVQKYVAYLSVYANTNNETISFKIYNSTADLVVNIDRTETFSIDGNMGGIFQSYSIASPELNENAIFSSFNFLGITAVAEEITSDKINIVLPENTDVRALSAVFVSSENSAVYVDGVMQISGVSKHSFTNPVIYKVLSENQAVLKEYEVSVSLALNSDPVTVAISTTNNLKTNSIPVTLNISFSKVVSGFDISDFLLENAIISEFSTEDSKVFKINLIPMSQGDFSIQVAANSALDENNNQNEISNKIIFTYDITKPIITNIAVDNDANAWWFLVTFNEEVLNIDVSDFEIKGIASNGMTISSINLVENNQYKISVSNTNLEEGTISLQVKSASDIKDFSSNSIVFSEYEAYFIPKKPITITADVKSKIYGETDPELTYTITTGSLENGDVFTGNLTREAGEDVGDYIISSTLSNHNYDITFVSNNLSIVQKEITITADVKSKIYGATDPELTYTITTGSLENGDVFTGNLTRVIGEEIGDYAISSTLSNNNYDITFVSNNFSIVQKEITITADVKSKIYGAADPELTYTITTGSLENGDVFTGNLTRVAGEDVGDYIISSTLSNNNYDITFVSNNLSIVQKEITITADVKSKIYGATDPELTYTITTGSIENGDVFTGNLTREAGEDVGEHAISSTLSNNNYDITFVSNNLSIVQKEITITADVKSKIYGETDPELTYTVTTGSIENGDVFTGNLTREAGEDVGEYAISSTLSNDNYDITFVSNNLSIVQREITITADAKSKIYGETDPELTYTITTGSLENGDVFTGNLTREAGEDVGEYAISSTLSNNNYDITFVSNNLSIVQKEITITADVKSKVYGETDPELTYTITTGSLENGDVFTGNLTREAGEDVGEYAISSTLSSNNYDITFESNNLSIVQREITVTADIKTKNFGDSDPVLTYQITEGSLINNDNFTGVLIREVGEYVGVYLIEIGTLSLSNNYNITFIGANFEISTTASLDDISLTNRIKIFPNPVNFFLNVETSNQLEIKKVIVLSLLGKVLINEKNVSKGIQLQSLSAGTYIIKIITNQGIVTKRILKK
- a CDS encoding Na(+)-translocating NADH-quinone reductase subunit A, giving the protein MSKDIRIKKGLDIKLVGEAEKNTTTSSLSSVYAVKPEDFHGITPKLVAKEGAKVKAGDTLFYSKSDERILFLSPVSGKVTEVVRGARRKVLAVKIAADTKQVHKDFGTKNVDKLSAEEVKNHLFASGCWPFIKQRPYDIIANPNQAPKAIFISAYASAPLAADLEYTLAGKEAELQAAVTAIAKLTEGKVHLSVGQNASSLFTSLKGVALHKVSGPHPSGNVGTQIAKIDPINKGEVVWILTPQDLVVIGELFLTGKLNMTRTVALTGSQFSTPQYTTAIAGACIADVTAKNLQNNNTRVISGNVLSGKEVKEDGFLGYYDNQITAIPEGDDYEFFGWNKPIFNKISTSRAFTFSWLTPNKKYDLNTNTNGEHRAFVVTGAYEEVFPLDIYPMQLLKAFMYKDLDEMEALGGYEVAPEDFALTEFICVSKQPHQKIIREGLDLMREELG
- a CDS encoding NADH:ubiquinone reductase (Na(+)-transporting) subunit B, with the translated sequence MSLKQNLHNLKEKYRGTKMAPAFNAIHTFLYLPNEVTHTGGTHIKAADDLKRTMNIVIISLIPCLLFGMFNAGYQHYAAIDPSLRGDVFANFFTMDNLWIGIIKVLPLVIVSYGVGLLVEFIFAVIKGHEVEEGYLVTGMLVPLIVPIDTPLWMLAVAVVFGVVIGKEVFGGTGMNILNPALTIRAFLFFAYPTWMSGDKVWVYDAVNRTGTADAISGETILGSYAQNQEVIYSTWDKFMGFIPGSVGETSTFLILIGAAILVFTKIGSWRIIVSTFAGAAVMGLIFNLVTSSGIITESSKFYGLMNTVWWEHLMIGGLAFGAVFMATDPVTGSQTNKGKWIYGFLIGFFSIMIRVFNPAYPEGVFLAILLMNVFAPTIDHYVVQGNVNKRLKRAKVKTA
- a CDS encoding Na(+)-translocating NADH-quinone reductase subunit C, with protein sequence MSKRTDSNGYTMIFAVIMVLVVGSLLAFLASSLKPTIQENERIEKQQNILYAMGVNENDGSNANFVSTKVAGAEFTKYVKEQLVLVVEGDKVVQQQNRAEYMAANNNREPYLIDVKKQQTNAKEGKVRKLPLFIGEKDGKMFYVAPIRGKGLWDAIWGYISLDENMVVQGAYFDHKGETPGLGANIKQRYFMDDFIGEHLISESGKFKGVTVAKGNNDPKNEDKTDYEVDAIAGATITGDGVSAMIKKDLALYMPYFKNLKK